The Fimbriimonadaceae bacterium nucleotide sequence GGGGTGAGGCGGGCCATGCCGCCCGTCCTACTTGGGAAAGGGCGGTTCAATTAGCGACGCTGATGCGGCAAACGGGGCGACTCGACCGGTAAGCGGTCAGTTGAAGTCCCAGATGTACCGGTCGGGGTCGTAAACGATGCCTTCCCAGCCGTTCCGGACGTCGCACCCCTCGAAGGTCCGTGCGATCGGGAGGACGCGAACACTGCCATCGACCATTCCGATCGTCAGCTTGCCGTCGTGCCAGGGGTAGAGGTTGCCGTACCGGGTGAGGCGCTTGCTCGGCCTGTCCCAGGCGAAGTTGGGCACGTAAATCTGGTCCGGGCGATACCCGTCTAGCCCGAACGAGTCCCGGTTGTTCTTGTCGTAGCGGCAGGGCGGGACGACAAGGAAGTTTCCGCCGCCTTCCGGCACGCCCGTGCGATTGATCGAGAAGGCGCTGTCCCCTAGGAGGATCGTCATCGAGGGGTCGGAGAGCTCGGTGGACTGCCGCGGCTTTGCCGCCCAGACACCCGATTGCTCCTTCACCAAAGGAGAGAGGTAGATGAAATTGAAGCCTGTGTTGACCCTTTGCGAGGCCAGGTAATAGCGCTCGCCCACGTCGGAGAGGACGACGTCCGGGTCGTACTCCGTCCGCGCCAGGGCTTGCCGCGTGTAATCCGCCGGACAGATGAAGGTGTTGAAATCATGGACGTAGGGCAGGACGACCTGGACCCAGGTGCGATCCGTCACCCCTTCGGTCGGCAACGCGCCGGTGTACCGCGTCGTGGAAAAGCGGTCGTCATAGTCGACCATGTAGAGCGTCATCGCCGCGCTGGTCTGCTTGAACGAACTGATGCAGTCCGTCCTTTTGGCGTGGGCGAGCGCCGAGCTGAAGACAGGGAACAACAGGGCCGCCAGCGCAGTAATGATCGCCAGGACCAGGAGGAGTTCGGTTAAAGTGAACGCTTCGCTGCGTCGGTGCTTCACGGGACCCTCTCCCTATCAATACGATTATAGCATGGACTTACGACCCACGCCATGCTAATGCCGATAATTCTCCATGTTCGACAAATCCCTGTCGTAAATACCAGGGGCTGAGAGACGGTTCGCACTGCAAAAAGAGGGGGAGGTCGGCTTCGGCGGCGAGCCCCTTCATCGCCGTGACCAAGCTCTTGCCGAGCCCGCGCCGCCGCAGAGACTCTTCCACGCACAAGTTGTAGACCCCCAGGCACCCCGGCGTTCGGACAACCATCGCGCAGGCCTCAACCTGGCCGTTCTCGTCCAGCGAGTAAAGCTCGTGGGGCGAGTTCACGGTCGCGAGGGCCATGGCAGATCGGCGGCGTCCGCTTGAGTTCGAAAAGAACTGCCGCGTCGCGAACTCTGCAAGGACCTGGCGACGCTCGGGCGACCAAGCGGGCCGGACTTTGGGCACGGGGCCCGGGGCTTCTCCCTGCCAAACCAACTGGCGAAGCTCTTGCCGCAACTCGAAGCCGGATTTCAGCAATCTTTGAGCCATGTCCTTCGGGCGGTCGCCATCCGAGCAAAAAACCCAGAAGGCGTCCTGGCCCCGTGCGACCCTCGCCAGCCAATCGACCTCCTGGAGGAAGGGCGGCTTAAGGTCGAACCCGGCGGCAAAATCGCCGAACGCGAAGCCGGTTCCGCCGACCACGCAGTAGAACCCGTCCTCGCGCACCAGCCGCGTGCCCGGCAAGCCCATCGCAAGGCCCACGTAAGACTTGGCGGTGTTGTCGCGCATCGCTGCGCTCAGCTCGTCGCCTAGAATACGACGCTCCACATTGCCCCCGCTGTCACCCGTTTCGGCAAGATCGAAACCCCCAGCGCAAGGTTCTGGCCCAGCCGGTAGCCCACAAACCCTTGCACGCCCTGCGTCGTGAGGACGGCCGCGCCGAAGGCGTCGCCCCGGGCGTTCGACCGCCAGACGTCCAACCCCGCGCCGAGCTGCAAGCCGTGCTCGGTGTCGTACGTCACGCCTAGCCGCAGGGTCGGCGCGTAGAACCTCCCCGGCGCAGTGAAGTCCCTGCCTTGGAGCGTGCTCGCAAAGAAGTTCCGGACCAGCCTCACCAATTTTCCGCGCACGAGGGCGCCGCCATAGTGGCCGGTCTGAAGTTCCACTACCTGCGGCTTGCCGAGGGCACGGGCCAGCTTCTCGCCGTCCGAAGCGGGCACGACGCTGTCATACCGGGCTAGGACGACCAGGGCAGGGCGGGGATCGTCTTGGCGCAGGTATTCGAGCGGCTCGATGGCGCGGATTGCCTGGCGCAGCCTCTCCTCCGTGAAACCTTTTCGCCTGAACTCTTCCCGTTGCCGCACGACCACGGAACTCGACCACAGGATCGCGGCGAGGTCGGCCCCGCCCAGCATAAAGCTCGCGCTCTTGATCCTTGGTTCGACCGCGTAGCCAAGGCTCGCAACGATCGCCCCGAGGCTCGTTCCGGAGAGGCCGATCCGGTCGGCGTCGAACTCCGGCCTGGATCCGAGGAAGTCGACCGTGCGGCGCAGGTCCAGCACGCTCTGGGTCATGGTCTGCACCAGCGCGTCCGCGTCGGGACGGATCGCGAGCTCCCCACTGCGCGTGCCCGCAGGGGCGCGCTTCAGGTGGTAGGGAAGGGTCATGATGGCGGCCCCGATGCCCGTCAAGCAAAGCTCGCGGGCCTGGCTCGCTTCGAGCGTGAGGTCAGTTGCTCCCCAATAGTGCAGGATCACGACGACCGGCACCTTCCCCGTGCGGTCGGTCGGGAGGAAGAGCCGGAGGTGCACGGTGTCGTTGACGGGGACGCCCGTGGACAGCGCGCTCGGGAAGACCGCGTCGTATTCCCGAACAAACTCGTCTCCGCCCCGGTCGATCCAGGGCTCGAACTGAACCGGGCCCGGGGGCGTGAGGACGGCCTCGCGCTGGGCCTCGAATTGAGACTGCGCCAGAATCGAGACGGCCGCCAGTGCGGCGGCAACCGTCGCCATGCTCCTCGCCGCCCAACTCACAACCGTTCTCTTACTCCAAACCGACACCCTTCGTGCCGATTTCGAGAGTGCCCTGGGTGTGGTCGGCCTCACCTGCGAGACCGCGCGGTTCAACAACGACATCGCCGCATTCTATCGCCAGGGCGAGTTTGAAACCCCACTCTATACGGCCGCGCACAACGATCCTTGGGGACTTCCGTTCCTGGCGGACCGCACGAAGCGCCAATTCAACGTGGCCGCGGCGCGGCCGCTGCTGATGATCGAGAACGCCAGTCGGGTCATCGGCCAAGGTTCGCGCCGTTCGCTTTTGAACGACCCCGTCGCGACCGAGGCAGACGCCTCGAAAGAGGCCGACGCCCTGGAGCAGTCGCTCGCGAAGCTCCAGCAAATGGGCGTCGTGAAGGGCCCTGTCCCCAGCACGGCGGGAGTGCCCGGCCAGGTGCGGCAGGCGGCAGCCCTCGTGCTCTCGGTCGCCGCGCGCTGCCATGCGAATAGGCAGCCTATGCTGGGGGGGCTCGACTCGGCGACCCTGTTCAAGGCGGCGATGGCCGGGCTCAGCGAACCCACCGGCGTTGCAGAGGAGACGGCCGCGCTCAGGGCCGCGCGGTCGGTCGACATGCGCTATCTGTACGCCGCCGCCCAAGACCTCGCCAGCGCGGTCGAAGTGGCCGCGACCGGCGTGAATGCGGTCAACCCGACGACCAAGTACGATTTTCGCCTTGAGACGACCTGGGGACGCATCGTGCTCACGGGCGGATCGGACAGTTCGCACCAGGGCGGGGCGAACCTTTTGACGATCGATACGGGCGGGAACGACACCTATCTGAACTGCCCCGCCAACGCCAGCCCGGAGAACTGGCTGAGCGTCGTGATCGACAACGCGGGGGACGACAAGTATCTGTCGGACCCGGCCTTGGCGGAAACGCCGTTGGCCCAATGGCCGGCCCGCAAGCAACGGCGCGACGCGCCCGGGCCCGGTTGCGCGGCGGCCGGAATCGTGTTCCTTTTCGACGCGCGCGGGAACGACCGCTACGTCACCCACCGGCCGGGAATCGGCGCGGCCTCCTTCGGGGTCGCCTTCGTCCGCGACCAGGAAGGGGAAGACGTCTACTCGGCTTATAAGGACGGCATCGGCTTCGCCCGGTTCGGCATCGGCGTCGTCGACGACCTGGCCGGGAACGACCGATACGAAGGGTTCACCGAGGTGCAGGGAGTCGGCTTGACGCAGGGCTTCGGCGGGCTCTTCGACCGGGCCGGGAACGACGAGTACATCGCGAACGACACCGTGCTCGATTTCCCCTCGCCCCAGTCCGCGGAGCACAACGTCAGCATGGCCCAAGGAGCCGGTTATGGCTATCGGGGCGACTACGTCACCGGCCACAGCCTGAGCGGCGGAGTCGGGTGGCTGCAGGACCAGGCGGGCGACGACAGGTACTCGTGCGGCGTCTTCGGCCAGGGCGTGGGCTACTGGGAAGGGGTCGGCTTGCTCTTCGACGACGGCGGCAACGACGAATACAAGGGGCAGTGGTACGTGCAGGGCGCCTCCGCCCACTTCGGAATCGGCTACTTGGAGGATGCCGCCGGCAACGACCGCTATGTCGCACCGCTCAACATGGCGCAGGGGGCGGGCCACGACTTCGGCATCGGCTTCCTCTTTGACCACGAAGGCGACGACGTCCACGAGGCCCCGAACCTGAGCCTGGGCGCGGGCAACGCGAACGGGATCGGCATCTTCCTCGATATGGCCGGCGTCGATGTGTACAACTCTCGGGGCGTGACGCTAGGCGCATCGAGCGACTCGATCAAAGCCTCGCTCAGGGAGCGCGCGATCAGCATCGGCCTCTTCATCGACGCGGGCGGACAACGGGACACCTATCCCGAGGCGGTGCCGTGGGCGCGGGACTCGTCGCGTTCCGGCAACTGGAACGCCAAGGGCGGGCTCCCCCGGGAAAGCCAACTCGGGGTCTTCGTCGACAAATGACGGTCAGCGGCCAAAGTTGAACGAAAGCTCCAAGTCGAGCCCCCGGGAGGAATAGGCGCCGCTTTGCACGAGCGGGTCCCGGTTCTTCACGTCGATGTACCGGAACCCCACGTTCAGCGCAAGGCTCCGCCAAATCTGGTACTGGTAGACCAGGTTGGCGTCGAAGACCTGCTGGGACTGGAAGCCGGTCGAGATGCCGTTCCGGAAGTTGAAGACGAGGTTCTGGCGCGGGGCGAGCCGGTACACCGCGTCAAAGTCATACGACCAGCTGTCCTGGCGGAACTTGCTGTTCCCGCCCGTCAAAAGGGCCGTCGCCCCGCCCCTCAAGCTGAGGCGGCCATAGGGCGTGTAGCCAGCGTAGACGGTAAGGGTGGTGGCGGAGGCGGTCAGGGGGGATTCGATGAACCGAGTGTCGGTGAGGTCGACCCGGGCGTTCAGGTCCAGGCGTTCCGGCACCCGGAAAGTCGCGTCGAAGAACGCCCCCCGCGTCTCGCTGTTGGAGCTCACCGCGCCTTGGCTCCGATAGAGGTAAAGGCCCGCAGAGGTGTTGAATCGGTCGGTCGGCATATAGGTGCCGCGAAGGCTCAGGGCGCGCGCGTTGGTCGCTCCGATCAAGGCCGTGCTGCCGACTCCAGAACTGAACCCGTTGCCGTCATAGCCGGCGCCCTGGCCCGAGTCGAAGCCCAGCGTCGCGAGCGGACCGGCATCGCTGTCCGTCGCCTCCATGCGCAGCGAGAACTTCTCGCCCCGCCGGTAGCTCGCCCCTAATTGGACCTCGCGGCCGAGCCCGGACTGGTCCTCGGTCGAGACGCGACTGAGCCCCAGGCTCCCGTCCAACTGCCAGTCCGCACTGGAGCGGTAGCTCGTCCGGGCATTGATCGTTTGCAGGTCCACCGCCCTGCGTTTGACCTCGCCGTTGACGGTGGTCGAGCCTTTACCGAACTGGTTCTGAAGGTCGAAGCGGGTGGACCAACGCTTCGAGCTGAGCGTGGTGCCGAAGGAGGTGACGTCTAGCGAGGACTCCGGTCGAGAGCCGCCGCTCGCCGACCGCCGGTGCTCTAAAGTCCAGGGCGCCCCGCCCTGGCTCGGGGTGAACGTGACCGAGCCGGCTAGGCTGGTCGCCCGCACGGACTTCGGCGCGTTCTGCGAGAGCAGGAGGTCGCCGACGCTCGCATTGCGGTGGGCCAGGTCGTACCGCCACTTCGAAGAGGGTGTGTACGTCAGGCTGGTGTCCCAGGCGCGCTCGTTCCGGTTGAAGCCTGCGGACTCCACGCCCACGTAACCGCGCGGCACGTCCCGCACCGAGCTGACGACCTGCACCTTGCCGAAGTTGTAGTTGACGTCCACGCCCCGGGCGAGGCCGCTCAGGGGTGAGCCACCCGAGGTCGAGCGTCCGAGCGCCTGGGTGTAAGTCACCGCCCCATCGCCGCCGAGCGGCACCCGATAGTCGACGCCGACGACCTCCCGGTCGCCCACGACCGTGTCCACCCGCTTGGGCGTATAGAGCACGTCGATGTTGTCGGTGGACGGGATAAACCGGTTGAAGAAGAATATCGACGGGTTCCCCGCGTCGAACCGGTAATCCACGCCGATCCTCTGCAAGATCCCGTTCACGCGGATGACGACGCGGTTCACGTCGTCCGGCTGGAACTGCAGGACGTATGGGGTCGAGGGCGGGCCAAAGCCCTGGAACTTCTCCAGGCGCGTGGAGTCGCGGTTCGAGCCTCCCGTGACCTGCCGCATCGTGGTGAGCCCGACCCGCCCCATCTTTCCGAAGTCCTGCGAGACCGCGACCCCTTCGATGCGCCCCCGGCTTCCCGTGATGCCGAACGCCTCGTAAGTCGCGACGATCGTGCTGGTGGGGGGAATGATGCGGCCCTCGAGGGTCGTGCGGTTCACAAACGTCACCGCGCCCAGGTCGTAGTCGATCGTGTAGTCCTGGCCGAAGACCTGCTTAACACCATCGACCTCCACCTGCTCCGACCCCCGCACGATCTGGCTGCTCTGAAGGTAATAGGGGCCGGCCGAGTTCGCGCCCTGGAGGCTGATGGTCCGCGCCTGGCCGCGGGCTTCCGTGCGAAGCGCGCGGATCTCGGTGCCTTTTGTCCGGTACCCGACCTGCACGCCCGAGAGGGCGCGCTCGAAGCGGGCGAAGCGGTTGGTCGAGCCGAGCCGCCCGCGGATGTCGCCCGCGTTCAAGACCCAGGGCCCGCGTTGCACGTCCACGCTGAAGCGGTCCGCCTGTGGGTCTTGGAACCGGCTGTCCTGGAAATTCACCTCGAAGGAAGCGATGTCGCCGACCTTGTTGCCTTGGACGTGCACCTGGCCCAGGTCGGTGAACTTGCTCAGGCCCTGCCCGCCATATTCGGCCAGGTCGAACGCGCGCAGATCGCCCGTGAGGGTGCGCGTGTGATAGCCCAAGCGTCGCCAACCGGTGAGTTCGATTCGGCCCAGCACGTACTGGTCGAACCACTTTCCGAGGCCCGAGTCGATCTTCTTCTCGTCCTGGCACGCGGCGACCCCGGCGAGCAGAAGGAGGCTAAGGACGCAGAACGGCTTCAAGGGCCTCAATGTTCTTCTGGGCTTCTTTGGCCAAGTCTTCTCGACGACGCTTAAGACCCTCGGCAACGCGGTCGCGGTCTTGGATGAACGATTGGAACCCATCAAATAGGCGCTGGGCGGTGAGGCCCTGTAACTGAGGAGGGGCCGGCATGCCGATCGCGTTCGCAAAGGCGGAGACCTTTGGGTCGTAACTCAGGAGAAATACGGGGACGCCGACCGTGGTCGCAAGGATGCCGGCGTGGAGCCTCATGGCGACCACCGCGTGCATGCGCTGCAGCCGTTCCTGCACCGCTCGGGGGCTGCCTAGGTTCCGCATGTCCGGCACCTTTCCGCCCAAGGTCTTGGC carries:
- a CDS encoding prepilin-type N-terminal cleavage/methylation domain-containing protein, which translates into the protein MKHRRSEAFTLTELLLVLAIITALAALLFPVFSSALAHAKRTDCISSFKQTSAAMTLYMVDYDDRFSTTRYTGALPTEGVTDRTWVQVVLPYVHDFNTFICPADYTRQALARTEYDPDVVLSDVGERYYLASQRVNTGFNFIYLSPLVKEQSGVWAAKPRQSTELSDPSMTILLGDSAFSINRTGVPEGGGNFLVVPPCRYDKNNRDSFGLDGYRPDQIYVPNFAWDRPSKRLTRYGNLYPWHDGKLTIGMVDGSVRVLPIARTFEGCDVRNGWEGIVYDPDRYIWDFN
- a CDS encoding GNAT family N-acetyltransferase — protein: MERRILGDELSAAMRDNTAKSYVGLAMGLPGTRLVREDGFYCVVGGTGFAFGDFAAGFDLKPPFLQEVDWLARVARGQDAFWVFCSDGDRPKDMAQRLLKSGFELRQELRQLVWQGEAPGPVPKVRPAWSPERRQVLAEFATRQFFSNSSGRRRSAMALATVNSPHELYSLDENGQVEACAMVVRTPGCLGVYNLCVEESLRRRGLGKSLVTAMKGLAAEADLPLFLQCEPSLSPWYLRQGFVEHGELSALAWRGS